Genomic window (Oligoflexia bacterium):
GATAATAAATGATTTAATTATCTAAATGTCAAAGTTCTTGCCAGTTGATCTTACCGCGCTCAAGAACAAGAGACCCATTTCCTTCTACAAGCTTCACGGGGTTTTCTTGATATGCGGGGTGACGATTAAGGGCAGAAACTAATCGAGGAGAAAGTTTTTTAAGCCATGCTTCTTCTTGCCCAGCAGCGCGCTTTTCTAAATGAACAAGACGTGTTCCAAAGTAATCTAAAAACTGAGCCCATGTGTCAGAGCTTAGTTGATCAGACCCTGTATAGGCATTGAGATGCGTTGCCGTCGCAGCATGTTGAGTTGGATAGGAGAAAATATTAAGACCAACACCAATATGTAAATAGTGAACATCGCCCTCTTGGGTGTGCTCAGCAATAACGCCGCCCACTTTTTTATCACCAATATAAATATCATTAGGAGCTTTGAGGCTAAATCGTACAAATTTAAATGCTTCGCTCAAAGATTCATAAAGATACAAACCAATGCCAAGAGTCCATCGTGGGTCAGCACCTTCACCGTAAAGTTCCATAAACCATGTTGAGAGAAAACTTTTGCCGTGCCCGTCGTCTTCCCATGTGTTTGTTCCGCGTCCACGACCCTCGGCTTGATGTTTTGCAACAATCAAAGTGGGCTTTGTGAAATCATCAGTATGTGTTTTTGAATATGTTTGTGTGCTATCGACAGTTTCAAGACCCACATAATTCCAACCAAAGTTGGGACGTTTGCAAAGACGGGCCGCTGTTTCTGATAAATCAAATGGAAGTTCGTTCATAATTACCTTTCAAAAAGTAAACTTACATCAGCATTTGGCGCTGAATGGGTGATTTGACCAACACTGATGAAATCAACCCCTAGTTTAGCCACAGATTCGATTCGGTCAAGAGTCATGTTGCCACTTGCTTCAATAATACTTTTTCCAGCGATAAGTTTAACGGCCTTCTCTGTGAGCTCGTTATTCATATTATCGAGTAAAATGCGCTCTGTATTGCAGCTAAGGGCTTCATTAATTTCATCAAGATTGGTTACTTCGACCTCTACGGGCATCTTTGGATGCTGAGAACGTGTGAGTTTTACACACTCAAGAATACTTCCGGCGGCTCGAATATGATTTTCTTTGATCAAAATACCGTCAGAAAGATTCATGCGATGATTACTGCCCCCACCATGTAAAACAGCATTTTTCTCTAAGTTACGAAAACCGGGTGTTGTTTTGCGGGTATCAGTGATTTTACATCGTGTGCCCTTTGTTTTCTCAACAAACAGAGATGTCAAAGTCGCAATGCCTGAGAGATGGCCTAAAAAATTAAGTGCCGTACGCTCACCTTTTAGTAATACAGATAATTTTCCTGAAAGTTCACAGATGTTTTGCCCTCGCGTTACGCGATCGCCATCTTTAAAATGCCATTTAATTTCGGTTTTGGAATCTAAGAGCTTAAAAGTAGCATCAAAGAGTGTGCACCCTGAAAGTGTGAGATCTTGTTTGGCTAGAAGTTTTGCTTTACCTGATTTATTTTCAAACCCCAAACTATCGGTGGTGATATCACCTGAGGGCATGTCTTCTTGGAGTGCTTGTTTAACAATAGTGTTTATATCAATCACTTCGATTCTTCGTTCAAAAGCCGTTTAAGTTCTTCGCGAATAATATTTGTGGCAATTTCTGGGACTACTTTCCAAACAACTTGTTCAATTATTTTTCTAGTCTCTGCTCGAAGCTCATCCATATTTACCAATGTTTTTGGATCAACTTGTGTGTGCGATGATTCAAATTGCGCATGTAAGGGTGAGCCGATTTCTGTAACACCCGTTTTCGAAGGTGTCTTGGGTGTAGGTGTGATCGGTTCAGCTGGTGGTGTATTGAGCTCAACTGGTTCGCTATGTGCTGGAGTGGCTGATGGCTTTAAAAGAAAATCAGAATTTGAAATAGCTGATTCGCTGTATTGAAACGCCACTGTGTTTTCTTCTTGGCCTTCATCGGGAATGGGAACTTGAAATTTACCTAAATCTTTTCTAACCCACTCGTTATCACCAGACCAAATAGTATTGTCAGGGGCCGCGGGCATTTCGCTGCTCATAGGTTCAGAAGTTATCGGTGTTGAAGTTTTGTCTGGTTGGGTTTCTTTCATAAATGCTGAAATGTCATCAAACGAATCCATGTTCCATCCCACCGGTTGTTCAGGTTTTGGTATTGCTGAATTTGTCTGTGTTGTTTGTGCGGGCATTGCAAAATCTAGAGCCGGAAAATCAAGATGCTTAGCGATAGGATTAGTTTGAGATTTTTGAACGTATTTTGTGATGAGTGAGCGAAGGCCTGAAACTTCAAAAGGCTTTTCTAATTTGTCTTCTGCTCCAGAGGCTTTGAACTTGGCATCATCAAATGCCATAAATGAGCTCCAAAGCATAATAACCGGAGTTTTTTTTAAGCTTGCGTCACTTTTGATTTCAGTTGCGATCTCGTAACCGGTTTTATGAGGAAGCAGTACGTCAACAAATGCGATATCCGGCTTAAAACTACGAGCCACATCCATCACATCTTTGCCAGATCCGACAGAACGCAATTCTACTCCAAAATCTTGGAGAGAAAGTTGAACGACCTTTTTGATAGCAGCACTATCGTCTGCTAACAGAACTTTTAAGGGCATAGGCCTCTTTGATCCTTGGCAAAAAAATTCATTAAAATTCTTAACAACTATGCGTTTTAACCCTACTTAATTGGTTAGATTGAGTTGCTCGAAGTGTCAAGGTGCTTTAGTCTAAATGTGTGTTATCAATCATCGATCGTTACATATCAAAGGAGTTTTTAAAGTACTTTGCCGCCGCGCTCATAGTATTTTCAACGCTATTTCTAGTCGTTGATATGCTATCGACCGTTTGGCAGCTAAAGGGCGATAGCACCACCATCTGGCGTTACTATCTCTATAATCTTCCGATGATTATATACCGCATGACACCTGTGAGTTGCCTCATGGCAACGATATTCACGATTAGTGTGATGAGTCGCAATAATGAACTGGTGGCCCTTTTTAGTTCAGGTTTAAGTCTTGCGCGCGCCGCAGCACCGATTTTGGTCATGACCTTACTCATCGCCATTGGGAGTTTTTTCGTAAGCGATAAGCTCATTCCATCATTTACGAAACTGAGAAATTACATCTACTTTGTCGAAATTAAAAAACAACCTTGGTTTTACTATACCGTTAAGGTGAATAAAATTTGGTATCGCAGTAAAGATCTCATCTACAATATCAAAACTTTGAATCCTGAAAAAAATCTTGTTCAAGGTTTAACAATTTATTATTTCAATCCTGATTGGCAACTCACGCAAGTTATCGTCGCAGCAGAAGGGCATTTTCAGGGCTCTAACTGGATTTTACAAAACGGTTCGGTCACACTTTTTTTGGATGACTCAAGTTTTCCGCTCACTCAGACGTTTAAAGAAAAAACCATTACTCTTGATGAAAAGCCTACAGATATTCAAGGTATTGATGCCAACAGTGATCTCATGACGGTGGGAGAACTGAGGCGATATATTAAAAAGAATAAAGATGCAGCCCTTGATACCACTCGCTATGAAGTCGCTTATCACGGAAAATTTGCCTTTGCCTTTGTGAGTTTTGTAATGGCGTTTTTAGGAATACCATTTAGTGTTTCTAAAGATAAAAGCGGAAGTTTTGCTCTGAGCATTGGACTCTGTTTTGGCTTTGTTTTTATGTACTGGACGCTTGTTTCTATAGGTTTAAGCCTTGGTAGAAACGGTACTGTGAATGCGTTTTTAGCAGCTTGGACACCAAATGCCGTGATGCTCTCAATGGCCGTTTTCTTTCTCTTGCGCCTTAAAAAATAATCAAATATTGTAGTGAGTTACAGTCAACTTGAAAGGTGCTTCTGTGGCGATTTTGGGAATCAAAACATATCCAGATGACGTTCTCAAACAGGTCGCAAAGCCTGTCACTGAAGTAACTCCTGAATTAGTGAAGCTAGCAGAAGACATGCTTGAGACAATGTATGCTGCCCCCGGTATTGGGCTTGCGGCTCCTCAAGTGGGAGAATCAATTAGACTCATTGTTATTGATTCGCGCATGCGCGATGAAAACGGCCGGGCTGATTACACAGATATGACTGAGCTTGAAAAACAGGTGAGTTTTCCTTTGAGACTATTTAATCCGGTAATATTATTAAGTGAAGGAAGTGCAACTTTTGATGAGGGGTGTCTTTCTGTACCGGGTTTTGTCGAGACAGTGCGGCGCGCTAATTATGTGGAAGTCGAAGCACTTGATTCTCAGAATAAAAAAATCCACATTAAAACTGATGGCTTGCTTTCAATATGTATTCAGCATGAAATAGACCATCTTGACGGAAAACTTTTTATTGATCGCTTAAGCACGGTAAAACGCGCTTTGATTAAGTCGAAAATCAAAAAGCATGGTTACCCCGATAGTGCAGATCAAAAACAGCATATTTTGTAAGGGCCAATGAAAATTAAAGTCGTTTTTTTAGGTACACCAGAGTTTGCTTGTCCGACATTAGATTATCTATTGTCAGAACATGATCAATACGAAGTTTGTGGTGTGGTCACCCAACCTTCAAAACCTTCAGGTCGTAATCTTGAAGTTAAAAAATCAAGAGTTCAAGAGTTAGCTGAGTCACATCTCAACACACTCAGTAGGCTTCAAAAAAAGTTTCCGATACTTTTGCCTCCCAATATCAATGACGTATCGGTATTAAAACAAATTCAAGCGCTTGATGCCCATATTGCCGTCGTTGTGGCTTACGGGCAGATTTTGCATCCTGCATTTATGACGATTTTTAAACATGGCGCTGTGAATGTTCACGCAAGTCTTCTCCCTCGCTGGCGAGGAGCAGCCCCTATTGCTTGGGCGCTTTTAAAACAAGATCCTGTCACAGGTGTGACGCTTCAAAAAATCGCAACAAAACTTGATTCAGGAGACATCATTGGCCAACATCAAGTCGTTTTAGATGAAACTTGGGATGCATCGATACTCTACACAGAATTAAGTAAACGTGGTGCAGATTTAGTTCGTCGCTATTTACCTGATTACGTCTCTGGAAAATTAAAAACAACACCACAAGATGAAACAAAAGTTACTTTGGCTCCGAAGATCACAAAAGAACAAGGCCATATTGACTGGAATAATACAGCTAAAGATATTTGTGCTCAGATCAATGCATTAACACCTTGGCCGGGTACCTGGACAACACGGGATGCAAAGCAGTTAAAAGTTCTAAGAGCAAATCCTATTGAATATCAAAGTAAAGAAAAACCAGGTTCGGTCATCAGTGTTGATAAAACAAATTTTGTTGTTCAATGCGGAGAAGGTTCTTCACTTATGGTTTTAGTGGTGCAGCCCGAGAGTCGTGCGCGTATGCCTGCATCTGCTTATCTTAAAGGTTATCCTTTCAAAAAAGGAGACTTCCTTGGCGGCTGATGTACTTATAGCCCCAAGTATTCTCTCTTGCGATTTTGCACGTCTTGGTGAAGAAATTTTAAAAGCTGAAGCCGCAGGTGCTGATTGGGTTCATGTAGATGTCATGGACGGTCACTTTGTCGATAATCTCACAATTGGCCCCCCAGTTATTGCGTGTATTAAAAAAGTTGCGAGTCGTCCACTTGATGTTCACTTGATGATTGAGCGCCCTGAATTAAGTATTGAGCGTTATGTTAAAGCGGGTGCTGATTATTTAACAATTCATGTAGAGGCCACGAAAGATCCGACTCAAGTGTTAAAAAATATTCGAAGTTTTGGTGCTAAACCTGGAATTACTTTGCGGCCGGGAACTCCTTTAAATGAAATTATAAAATATCTTGAACATGTAGATCTTGTTTTGGTGATGACGGTTAATCCCGGTTGGGGTGGTCAGGCCTTTATGCCCGAGCAGCTTGAAAAAGTAAAAACACTTAAAGCTTGGGCTGATAAAAATAATCCCAAGCTCTTTATTGAAGTAGACGGTGGTATTAATGCTACAACGGCGCCACAAGCAAGAGCTGCTGGAGCAAATGTTTTTGTTGCAGGAAATGCAGTGTTTAAAACCGACGATTATAAAAAAGCCATTGAGTCTTTAAGAGGTTAATCATAAATGAAAATTACAGGTGAAAATCTCAACATTGAAAACGTGTGGCTCGTGGCATATGGCCAAGAAAAAGTAGAGCTAGCCCCGAGCTGTAAAAAAAAGATGCTCGAAAGTCGTCGTTATATTGAGCAGTTTCTTAAAAAAGGGAAAACTGTTTACGGAGTCAACACTGGCTTTGGTGCTTTGAGCTCGGTTTCTATTTCTAATGATCAAATAATCGAACTACAAAAAAATCTTATTCGTTCACACTCAGTGGGTGTTGGCGAAATTTTCACAATTGAAGAAACAAGGGCTATTTTACTTTTGCGCGCAAATGCTTTAGCTCGAGGTCATAGTGGTGTGCGTGTTGATGTGGTTGAAAAACTTTTAGAATTTTTAAATAAAAACGTTATGCCGGTCGTGCCTGGTCAAGGAAGTGTTGGCGCAAGTGGTGATCTTGCACCTCTTGCACATGTGGCACTTGCACTGATGGGTGAAGGCGAAGTTATTTATAAAAATAAACGTATGAAAACTTCGAATGCATTAAAAGCAGCACGCATCGAACCGATATTGCTGCAAGCTAAAGAGGGCTTATCGTTAATTAATGGTTGCCAAGTGATGACAGCCGTCGGGTTACTCAATACTTATGAGGCCAGACGACTTAATTGGCTCACTGATCTTGCGGGCAGCATGTCTTTAGAGGCAATGAGAGGTGCGAGATCAGCCTTTGATCCTTTAATCGCTGCGACACGGGCGCATCCCGGTGAGGCAAAAACTGCACGTAATCTTTTAAGAATCATGGGCAAAAATTCAAAAATTTCACTGAGTCATGAAGATTGTGGCAGAGTTCAAGACGCATATTCTTTAAGGTGCATGCCCCAAGTTCATGGCGCTGCCAAAGACACACTTCGCTATGTTTCGGGCATATTAGAAGTTGAATCTAATAGTTCAACTGATAACCCACTTGTTTTTGCTGATAAGAAAAAAGTTTTAAGCTGCGGCAATTTTCATGGTGAACCAGTGGCGTTCGCCTTAGATTTTTTAGGCATCAGTGTTGCCGCCACTGCATCAATTAGTGAATGTCGTATTGAAAAATTAATTAACCCAGCCATGAGCGGGCTCCCAGCATTTTTAGCAGAAAATAGTGGGTTAAATTCTGGAATGATGATTGTGCAAGTTGCGGCAGCTTCCTTGGTGAGCGAAAATAAAATATTAAGCCACCCGGCTAGTGTTGATAGTATTCCCACATCAGCTGATAAAGAAGATCACGTGAGCATGGGTACAATTGCAGCTCGAAAACTTGGCAAAATTGTTCGCAACGCTGAAAATGTTTGCGCTATGGAGCTCCTGTGTGCGGCTCAAGGACTTGATTTTTTAAAACCACTTAAACCATCAGCTGGAGTTTTAAGCGGGTATAACGCTATTCGAAAAGTTGTGCCCTATGCTTCTAAAGATCGTACATTTCACATTGATATTACGGCTATTCGTGAATTAATCCGTTCAGGAAAATTGTTAAAAGCAGTTACAGATGTCACCGGAGATTTAGAATGGTAAGTGGCCCACGAAAAGTTAAAGCCCCAACAGGTTCTGCACTCACTTGCAAAGGTTGGCTTCAAGAAGCTGCTTATAGAATGATTCAAAATAATTTAGACCCAGCTGTTGCAGAAAAGCCAAATGAACTTATCGTCTATGGAGGGCTGGGAAAAGCCGCTCGCAATTGGGAATGTTTTGATAAAATATTAAAATCTTTAGAAAGCCTTTCAGACGATGAGACCTTACTTATTCAAAGTGGAAAAGCTGTAGGCATTTTTAAAACACATCGTGACGCCCCAAGAGTTTTACTCGCAAATAGTAATCTTGTTCCCAAATGGGCTAATTGGGAACATTTCAACGAGCTCGATCAAAAAGGTCTTATGATGTATGGCCAAATGACCGCTGGCTCATGGATTTATATTGGCTCACAAGGAATCATTCAAGGTACTTACGAAACTTTTGCTGAATGTGGTCGACAACATTTTGATGATAATCTTTCAAATCGCTGGGTTTTAACAGCGGGGTTAGGCGGCATGGGTGGAGCTCAACCTTTAGCTGCTGCATTTGCCGGGGCGTCAAGTCTAAGTATTGAAGTAGATCCAGAAAGAATTAAAAAACGTTTGCAATCAGCATATATCGATGAAGAAGCTCCCACCTTAGAAGAAGCTGTAGCGCGAGTGAAGCAGTATGCAAAAGAAGGCAAAGCTCGAAGTGTTGCGTATTGTGGAAACATGAGTGAAGTCATTCATCAGCTTATCGAAATGAATGTTGTACCAGATATCTTAACTGATCAAACAAGTGCCCATGATCCGCTTAATGGCTATGTTCCTGAGGGTTACACGCCAGGAATAAACGGCACAGCAACGGCATTAAGAAAATCTGATTCTAAAAAATATTTAGCACTCGCAATGACGTCGATCAAAAAACATGTTGAAGGTATGCTCAAACTTAAAAGCATGGGTGCTGTAACTTTTGATTACGGGAACAACATTCGCGCCATGGCTAAAGAAGCAGGGTGTGAAAAGGCATTTGATATTCCAGGTTTTGTTCCTGAATATATTCGCCCGCTTTTTTGTGAGGGCCAAGGCCCGTTTAGATGGGTGGCACTATCGGGTGATCCCAACGATATTAAAGTAACTGACGATGCGTTGTTAGAACTTTTTCCTCACAATAAAAAACTTCATAACTGGATCAACAAGGCACAAGAGCGCATTAAATTTCAAGGTTTGCCCGCAAGAATTTGTTGGCTTGGTTATGGTGAGCGCGACAAAGCGGGGCTTTTGTTTAATGACCTAGTTAAAAAACGTTTAGTAAAAGCTCCGATTGTTATTGGGCGTGATCATCTTGACTGTGGAAGTGTTGCCAGCCCCAATCGTGAAACTGAGGGCATGCTTGATGGCAGTGATGCTGTCGCTGATTGGCCAATACTTAATGCACTTTTAAATACGGCTTGTGGCGCTACTTGGGTGAGCTTTCATCAAGGTGGTGGTGTTGGTATGGGTTATAGCCTTCATGCTGGGCAAGTTATCGTCGCTGACGGAACCGTCGAAGCAGCACTTCGCTTGCGTCGTGTGTTAACGGCAGATCCAGGCATGGGTATTATTCGACATGTAGATGCTGGATACACAAAGGCTCAGCAAGTTGCTCGTGAACGTGGTGTGCAAATTCCATGATCGTCATTCATAATATCGGTCAACTTGTCACACTTGAAGGTGCAGTTAAAAAACAAGGCCGTAATATTGTATTTCAAGATCTTGGTATCATCACTGACGCATGTCTTGTGCTCAATGGCATTGGGCGCAAATGCAAAGTTGAGTGGGTCGGAAAATCAAGTGATCTGCCAAAGAAATATAATAAAGCTAAAAAGATAAACGCAAATAAGCAATTGGTCATGCCCGGGTTTGTTGACAGTCACACCCATCTTGTTTTTGCGGGCGATCGTTCTCGAGAATTTGAAATGCGACTTGCTGGTCACACCTACCAAGAAATAGCACTCGCAGGTGGCGGCATTGTTAAAACAATGACGGCAACACGCTTAATTTCTCAAGCTGATTTATTAAAAATAAGTTTAAAGCGAGTGGACACTTTTTTACGTCAAGGTGTTACCACTTTTGAAATTAAAACGGGTTACGGTCTTGATTTTGATTCAGAAGAAAAATGCTTAAAAATAATCGATAAACTTAAAAAAACAACACCCGCAACGATTGTCGCCACATTTTTAGCCGCCCATGCGGTTCCACCAGAATATAAAGGCAAAAAAACAGAATACACAAAGCTCGTAGCAACAAAGTGGCTCCCCAAGCTAAAAAAGTATTGTGATTACCTCGATATGTTTTTAGATGAAGGTTATTTTGACAAAGAAGATGCTGAAGTACTTTTAACTCAAGCACAGAAGTATAAAATACGTATAAAGCTTCATGCCGATGAACTCAAACTTACAGGTGGCACACAAACGGCTTGTAAGTTTAATGCGCTATCGGCTGATCATTTGCTTCAGATTTCGCAAAAAGAAATTGAGCTACTTTCAAAAAGTGAAGTGACTGCCACACTTTTACCCACTACAGCATTTTTTCTAAAAGCCGCCTATGCTCCAGCAAGAAGGCTTCTTGATAGCGGTGCACGCGTAGCCTTGGCCACAGATTTCAACCCAGGTACTTCTCCAACCCAAGATATTTCTTTAGTGGCCGTGCTTGCTGCACTTCAAATGCACATGAAGACAGAAGAAATAATTACAGCACTTACGCTCAATGGTGCCTACGCCTTAGGTCTAGCTGAAAAAAAGGGAGCACTATTAAAGGGTTATGATGCTGATTTTATAATGCTTGAGTCAAACAGTGTTGCAAAGGTGTTTTACGAGTTCGGGCAGGTGCAAAGAAATCTCAAAGTTTTCACCAATGGATCCTTTTACTCTTAAATTAAGAGTGTTAGAATTTGATCAAGCAAATAAAATGATTTGCTTTTCAATTAAGAATATTTCTAAGCTGAGACTAAGACAAACATCTAAGATTTTACTTCAAGGGAGAGGGGACAAATCCATGGAAGCGATTGAGACTCAGCCGCCTGCGGCTCAGATGGTCACACAATCCCGTTTTTTCACAACTGATTTTAATACCGCAATCATTGACGGTCCATTAAGAATTTATTTTGCTGATCGTCAAGAATCAGAGGCTTTGAGAATCTATTTCAATATACAAGAGACATTGATGCAAACGGGTATGAAGCTTGATTCGCTTCCGTTAGATATTCCAAATATGTATTTGATGCTTTATCCAACTAAGATTTCTTATTCTGAAGTTTTTGAAAAAGATGATGATCTTGCTGCCGAGCAATTTGGAGATCATTTGATTATGGGAATTCAAGGCGACAACTCTCCTGAGATTTCATCTAATGATCGTTTGCAACTCATTAGTCAACGTGTGAGAAATGTGTTTCAAGCATGGCCTATACTAAAATAAATAGGCTCATCGCATATCCGTTGACCTATTTTTATGTGATGGCTGGCTATATTATCACTAATTATAATTCGTTGAATCCTCCACAGTTTTTGCCACTTACATTTTTAGACATGCAAATACCATTTTTAGAATGGACGGGTTGGATTTACTGCACAGTATATTTTGTGCCTTTGATCGCTGCTTTTGTGGTGACAAAAGATCGTGATATAAAAGCCATGCTTACTTGCTTTCTAGTTTTATCTACACTTTGTTTTATTGTTTTTCTCATGCATCCAACGACTTACCCACGGCCAACACTTTCAGAGCCGAATTTTTTCAACTTCCCTTTGCAAATTGCATTTCAAATTGATCGCCCATCAAACTGTTGGCCTTCTTTGCATGTTGTTTACGCTTTTTTAACAGCATTTTTTGTACAACTCTATAAGCCACGTCTTGGAAGTTTTTTGCTCCTGTGGGCCATCGTCATTGCAATTTCAACACTCACAGTAAAGCAGCATTATCTTTGGGATGTGTTAGCGGGATATCTTTTAGCGCGCGTGGGATTTAAAGCATCGATGATGTTTTGGTCTCGTCAAAGTGTGGTTTCACGTACCTAAAACTTACTCGGTCAACAGCTGTTCTATAAACTTCACACTGGCTTCGCTGCCCCAGTCATTAGCACCATAACCTTGGGCAACAAGTCTTCCTTGTTTATCGAGTACAAAATTACTGGGCAGTGATTCAATATTAAATTTTTCTGATTCTGAATGAGTTGGATCATAAAACGTCGCAAACGGAAATTTCCTGGCTTTCCAAAAATCTGGAACAAACTTTGAGGCGGTATCAGGTTCGTCAACATTGAGTGGAATAATCACAAGACCTTTGGATGCGAGTTTTTCATGGAGGTCAATAAAGGTTGGCAGTTCAATCAAACAAGGTGTGCACCAGCTAGCCCAAAATGAAAGCAGTACGACTTTTCCTTTAAAATCACTTAGGCGTTTGGTGTTACCTGGACTTGCGACCATAAGAATGTCTGGAACCACTTTTCTTTTCTCAGGCGCAGGAACATCTGTTGGGCCATCTTGTATATCAGCAATATTTTCGTCATGATAATGAGAGGAGCGGAGATAGCCAATGCTAGCAAAAAAGACAATCGCGCACATGATGAGGACTTTTCCCCAAAAAGGAATATTTATGCGTTTCTGTGGGCGATTAGAGTCTCCCACAGGCCCTTCTGATTGTCTTAAGACGACTTCTTCTTGGTCTTCTGTTTCATTCATAGGCCCTAAGAGTAGCTTGAGAAAAGCATCGGGACAAGTTGTTTTAGAATACGTACTCCTTCTTACCGTGGCCCTTACTTTGGGGAGCATCATCATGACAAATTTGATCGGAACTGTCGATGAACCCAAGGGAATTCGCCAAGTATGGGGAAAGCTAATAAATGCTATCGGTGCAGATTATCCTGATAAACCTGACTGATTCTTAAATGCTCAGCCGTTTTTTTTGAATTACGGTGGTGTGATTCCGTGTTGCTGAAATGCGGCTAAGATTTGGCTGCGATGATTTGTTGTGAATACACCGTTTGTTACCAAAGTTTGATCAGCTGATAAGATGGCATTGAGCGCAGTTTTAAAAGTGTCATTACCTGTGAGAAGTTCAATATGAGCAAAAAATATTTTATCACTAATAGCAGCGCCCAAGTTTTGTCTGAGAGTCCACCAAGCTGTGCCCCAAACTCCACCCATGTAGTGAATTTCTTGGCCCGCTTGACCATAAGTGCGGTTATTGGCGGGGTTCACGGCTGTTCCATTAAACATTGTTTGTGCAGTAAGATTTTGATTTAATTCTGCATCGCGACCTGTAAGACCAGTTCTATTATTTAAGAAAAATTCACCGACAATACCTGAGTTAAAAACAATTTGTGAATGCACATCGGCTTGGCCTTCGTTAATGGCTCCAGCACATCCAGAGGCCGAAGGGCAACATGAAGCGCCAGAGCTAAAGCTACAACTAATAGCATAGTTACCCTGGGTAATTTGTCCGTTAGTACCATAGTCAACATTGGCATGGCCCATTTCATGGTCATACACAGATGCATCAAATGCAGATTCAAACGGCCCGACATAACTCATGCATGCAAAGTTTGCGATTTTTCCTGTCCAAAATGCATTAACACCGAGACCTTGATTTTTTGAAAAACTTCCATTTGCGTCGTAGCACATTGAATACACACCAACGTTTTTACCGGTGACATGCCAGCTATTGGGCAAAGTATTATTGGCGGTCATTTTTAAATTATCAATCCAGTAATATGCCATGAGCTGACCCAAGCGGTGATTCGAATCATTCACACTTGAGTAAATCCAATTGCCTTGAGCATCGGGGCGCGCACGGGCAAATGTAGATGTCGCAAATTGGCCGCTGCTATTTAGATAATCGGTGAGAACTCTAATATCAGCATTTTGCAAAAAATTATTTTGAGTTCCTGATACATTTACGTTTATCAGGTACTGATCAAAATTAATGGCACTCGATGGTGAAACCGTTGTGG
Coding sequences:
- a CDS encoding biotin--[acetyl-CoA-carboxylase] ligase, producing MNELPFDLSETAARLCKRPNFGWNYVGLETVDSTQTYSKTHTDDFTKPTLIVAKHQAEGRGRGTNTWEDDGHGKSFLSTWFMELYGEGADPRWTLGIGLYLYESLSEAFKFVRFSLKAPNDIYIGDKKVGGVIAEHTQEGDVHYLHIGVGLNIFSYPTQHAATATHLNAYTGSDQLSSDTWAQFLDYFGTRLVHLEKRAAGQEEAWLKKLSPRLVSALNRHPAYQENPVKLVEGNGSLVLERGKINWQEL
- a CDS encoding response regulator, which produces MPLKVLLADDSAAIKKVVQLSLQDFGVELRSVGSGKDVMDVARSFKPDIAFVDVLLPHKTGYEIATEIKSDASLKKTPVIMLWSSFMAFDDAKFKASGAEDKLEKPFEVSGLRSLITKYVQKSQTNPIAKHLDFPALDFAMPAQTTQTNSAIPKPEQPVGWNMDSFDDISAFMKETQPDKTSTPITSEPMSSEMPAAPDNTIWSGDNEWVRKDLGKFQVPIPDEGQEENTVAFQYSESAISNSDFLLKPSATPAHSEPVELNTPPAEPITPTPKTPSKTGVTEIGSPLHAQFESSHTQVDPKTLVNMDELRAETRKIIEQVVWKVVPEIATNIIREELKRLLNEESK
- the def gene encoding peptide deformylase, encoding MKGASVAILGIKTYPDDVLKQVAKPVTEVTPELVKLAEDMLETMYAAPGIGLAAPQVGESIRLIVIDSRMRDENGRADYTDMTELEKQVSFPLRLFNPVILLSEGSATFDEGCLSVPGFVETVRRANYVEVEALDSQNKKIHIKTDGLLSICIQHEIDHLDGKLFIDRLSTVKRALIKSKIKKHGYPDSADQKQHIL
- the lptG gene encoding LPS export ABC transporter permease LptG, with protein sequence MLSIIDRYISKEFLKYFAAALIVFSTLFLVVDMLSTVWQLKGDSTTIWRYYLYNLPMIIYRMTPVSCLMATIFTISVMSRNNELVALFSSGLSLARAAAPILVMTLLIAIGSFFVSDKLIPSFTKLRNYIYFVEIKKQPWFYYTVKVNKIWYRSKDLIYNIKTLNPEKNLVQGLTIYYFNPDWQLTQVIVAAEGHFQGSNWILQNGSVTLFLDDSSFPLTQTFKEKTITLDEKPTDIQGIDANSDLMTVGELRRYIKKNKDAALDTTRYEVAYHGKFAFAFVSFVMAFLGIPFSVSKDKSGSFALSIGLCFGFVFMYWTLVSIGLSLGRNGTVNAFLAAWTPNAVMLSMAVFFLLRLKK
- the rpe gene encoding ribulose-phosphate 3-epimerase, coding for MAADVLIAPSILSCDFARLGEEILKAEAAGADWVHVDVMDGHFVDNLTIGPPVIACIKKVASRPLDVHLMIERPELSIERYVKAGADYLTIHVEATKDPTQVLKNIRSFGAKPGITLRPGTPLNEIIKYLEHVDLVLVMTVNPGWGGQAFMPEQLEKVKTLKAWADKNNPKLFIEVDGGINATTAPQARAAGANVFVAGNAVFKTDDYKKAIESLRG
- the fmt gene encoding methionyl-tRNA formyltransferase, whose protein sequence is MKIKVVFLGTPEFACPTLDYLLSEHDQYEVCGVVTQPSKPSGRNLEVKKSRVQELAESHLNTLSRLQKKFPILLPPNINDVSVLKQIQALDAHIAVVVAYGQILHPAFMTIFKHGAVNVHASLLPRWRGAAPIAWALLKQDPVTGVTLQKIATKLDSGDIIGQHQVVLDETWDASILYTELSKRGADLVRRYLPDYVSGKLKTTPQDETKVTLAPKITKEQGHIDWNNTAKDICAQINALTPWPGTWTTRDAKQLKVLRANPIEYQSKEKPGSVISVDKTNFVVQCGEGSSLMVLVVQPESRARMPASAYLKGYPFKKGDFLGG
- the nadC gene encoding carboxylating nicotinate-nucleotide diphosphorylase, whose translation is MIDINTIVKQALQEDMPSGDITTDSLGFENKSGKAKLLAKQDLTLSGCTLFDATFKLLDSKTEIKWHFKDGDRVTRGQNICELSGKLSVLLKGERTALNFLGHLSGIATLTSLFVEKTKGTRCKITDTRKTTPGFRNLEKNAVLHGGGSNHRMNLSDGILIKENHIRAAGSILECVKLTRSQHPKMPVEVEVTNLDEINEALSCNTERILLDNMNNELTEKAVKLIAGKSIIEASGNMTLDRIESVAKLGVDFISVGQITHSAPNADVSLLFER